TGAGATTAACTGTTGCGTTCTTCGGCTGGTCAGGAACAACCACAATACCGAAAAGCTTAACATCCTTTTCTTCTTCAATAGAAAGTATCTTCAGGTCTCTTTTGCTGATCTCAGGTTTATAGTCCGGAAAGAATATCCCCGGCTCAACCAGTATAAAGCAAATATTTGCATCCTGAACTGACTGAAACCAGATAAACGGGTAAGATTTTTCATTAGATATCAGTACAAAGTCGTTTAGCTCCGGAAAGCCAAGTATCGGAGCAGACAATGTGATAATATCTGCTTCATTGAATTCGATCTCCCCGAGTTTACTGGACATAATCTTACGGGTTTCCATTTGTGCCTCACATTTCTTTACTGAGCTTGTACTCATGTATATACTCCCTGAACTTTTACAGATAATCCAAAAGGC
This window of the Denitrovibrio acetiphilus DSM 12809 genome carries:
- the fliW gene encoding flagellar assembly protein FliW — translated: MSTSSVKKCEAQMETRKIMSSKLGEIEFNEADIITLSAPILGFPELNDFVLISNEKSYPFIWFQSVQDANICFILVEPGIFFPDYKPEISKRDLKILSIEEEKDVKLFGIVVVPDQPKNATVNLRAPLVVNVERKLSKQVILEDDKWQIKSPLFKNQD